The Caballeronia sp. SL2Y3 genome includes a window with the following:
- a CDS encoding A24 family peptidase, with protein sequence MQPPMTPSAAHHASPYLATFAALPVAAQYAFAIVFGLIVGSFLSVVVHRLPVMLERAWRAELDAALPDAPKPPPDGYPARFNIAVPRSACPHCGHVLRAWENIPVISYLALRGRCSACGARVSPRYPLIELATGAFAALSLYAFGPDWPALAAFGLCATLLAAGLIDYDTRYLPDVLTLPLLWAGLIVNFGDGGFATLQDGVIGAIAGYLFLWCVYWLFKLARGVEGMGYGDFKLLAAIGAWLGWAALAQVLLISAVAGALFGILATWRGRMRFEEPLPFGPFLAAGGAITLFIGTPLYSLFG encoded by the coding sequence ATGCAGCCTCCGATGACTCCGTCCGCCGCGCACCACGCGAGCCCTTATCTGGCAACGTTCGCCGCGTTGCCGGTGGCCGCGCAATACGCGTTCGCGATCGTGTTCGGGCTGATCGTCGGGAGCTTTCTGAGCGTGGTCGTGCATCGCCTGCCGGTCATGCTCGAACGCGCGTGGCGCGCGGAACTCGACGCGGCGCTGCCCGATGCGCCGAAGCCGCCGCCGGACGGCTATCCGGCGCGGTTCAACATCGCGGTTCCACGCAGCGCCTGCCCGCATTGCGGTCACGTCCTGCGCGCGTGGGAGAACATTCCGGTCATCAGCTATCTCGCGCTTCGCGGGCGCTGTTCCGCGTGCGGCGCGCGCGTGAGTCCGCGCTATCCGCTGATCGAACTGGCGACCGGCGCCTTCGCTGCGCTCTCGCTCTATGCGTTCGGTCCGGACTGGCCCGCGCTCGCCGCATTCGGACTCTGCGCGACACTGCTAGCCGCGGGCCTGATCGACTACGACACGCGCTACCTCCCTGACGTGCTCACGTTGCCGCTGCTGTGGGCAGGGCTCATCGTCAATTTCGGCGACGGCGGCTTCGCGACGCTGCAAGACGGCGTAATCGGCGCGATCGCGGGCTATCTGTTCCTCTGGTGCGTGTACTGGCTCTTCAAATTGGCGCGCGGCGTGGAAGGCATGGGCTACGGCGACTTCAAGCTGCTCGCGGCCATCGGCGCGTGGCTCGGGTGGGCGGCGCTCGCGCAGGTGCTGCTGATTTCAGCGGTAGCGGGCGCGCTCTTCGGTATTCTCGCGACATGGCGCGGACGCATGCGCTTCGAGGAACCGTTGCCGTTCGGCCCGTTTCTCGCGGCGGGCGGCGCGATCACGCTTTTTATCGGAACGCCGCTCTATTCACTGTTCGGATGA
- the coaE gene encoding dephospho-CoA kinase (Dephospho-CoA kinase (CoaE) performs the final step in coenzyme A biosynthesis.), with protein sequence MFSIGLTGGIGSGKSTVADLFAARGVPLVDTDLIAHQVSAPGGVAMPLIASEFGSAYVAADGSLDRAKMRELVFSDDTARARLEAILHPLIRAETERQRAAAGGAYHIVVVPLLVESGNWASRVSRVLVVDCPVETQIARVMRRNGFSREQVLAIIAKQASRETRLAAADDIVLNDDSATLESLAHEVEALHARYLELASLTKRG encoded by the coding sequence ATGTTCAGCATCGGCTTGACGGGCGGTATCGGCAGCGGCAAAAGCACGGTCGCCGACCTCTTCGCGGCGCGCGGCGTACCGCTAGTCGATACCGATCTCATCGCGCATCAGGTGAGCGCGCCGGGCGGCGTCGCGATGCCGCTGATCGCGAGCGAGTTCGGCAGCGCGTATGTCGCGGCGGACGGCTCGCTGGATCGCGCGAAGATGCGCGAGCTCGTGTTCTCCGATGACACCGCGCGCGCGCGTCTAGAAGCCATTCTTCATCCGCTGATCCGCGCGGAGACGGAGCGGCAGCGGGCGGCGGCCGGTGGCGCGTACCACATCGTCGTGGTGCCGCTGCTCGTCGAGTCGGGCAACTGGGCGTCGCGGGTATCGCGGGTGCTCGTCGTCGATTGCCCCGTCGAGACGCAGATCGCGCGCGTCATGCGGCGCAACGGCTTTTCGCGGGAGCAGGTGCTGGCGATCATCGCGAAGCAGGCATCGCGCGAAACACGCCTCGCCGCAGCGGACGACATCGTGCTCAACGACGACTCAGCCACGCTCGAATCGCTGGCGCACGAGGTCGAGGCACTGCACGCGCGATATCTGGAACTCGCGTCGCTGACAAAGCGTGGGTAG
- the zapD gene encoding cell division protein ZapD produces MILYEYPFNERIRTLLRLEDLFERFTFFLTQEDPREHHVALTTLFEIAEVAGRTDLKADLMKELERQRQTLAPFRGNPGIEQEALEAVLGEIEQTLAGLTDMHGKTGQHLADNEWLASIRSRTIIPGGTCKFDLPSYYAWQQLPVEDRRQDIAKWVMPMLALRDAAAIVLRLARESGQASKVMAMQGSYQQMLSGRTYQLMQVRVSPEVRVIPEASANKYMLWVRFTVQDGDLKPRAVDVDVPFHLTLCSL; encoded by the coding sequence TTGATTCTTTACGAGTATCCCTTCAACGAGCGGATTCGGACGCTGCTGCGTCTCGAAGACTTGTTCGAGCGCTTCACGTTCTTCCTCACGCAGGAAGATCCCCGGGAACATCACGTTGCGCTCACCACGCTGTTCGAGATCGCGGAGGTCGCGGGCCGTACGGACCTCAAAGCCGATCTGATGAAGGAACTCGAACGGCAGAGGCAGACACTCGCGCCGTTTCGCGGCAATCCGGGCATCGAACAGGAAGCGCTGGAAGCCGTTCTCGGCGAGATCGAGCAGACGCTTGCCGGGCTCACCGACATGCACGGCAAGACGGGGCAGCATCTGGCCGACAACGAATGGCTCGCGAGCATTCGCAGCCGCACGATCATTCCCGGTGGAACCTGCAAGTTCGATCTGCCGTCGTATTACGCGTGGCAGCAGTTGCCTGTCGAAGATCGACGTCAGGACATCGCCAAATGGGTCATGCCGATGCTCGCGCTACGCGACGCCGCCGCTATCGTGCTGCGGCTCGCGCGCGAATCCGGCCAGGCGTCGAAGGTCATGGCCATGCAGGGCAGCTATCAGCAGATGCTTTCCGGCCGTACGTATCAGTTGATGCAGGTGCGCGTGTCGCCGGAAGTGCGCGTCATTCCCGAGGCGAGCGCGAACAAATACATGCTCTGGGTGCGCTTCACCGTGCAGGACGGCGACTTGAAACCGCGCGCCGTCGATGTCGACGTGCCCTTTCATCTGACGCTTTGCAGTCTTTGA
- a CDS encoding DNA gyrase inhibitor YacG — MTTVVKCPTCAKEVRWVPENRFRPFCSERCKQIDLGAWATGKYRISGNSQETPPDDDSHGGLN, encoded by the coding sequence ATGACCACTGTCGTAAAATGCCCGACCTGTGCGAAGGAAGTGCGCTGGGTCCCGGAAAACCGCTTTCGTCCGTTCTGCTCCGAGCGATGCAAGCAAATCGATCTCGGCGCCTGGGCGACCGGGAAGTACCGTATTTCCGGTAACTCTCAGGAAACGCCGCCGGACGACGACTCGCACGGCGGTCTCAACTAA
- a CDS encoding NUDIX domain-containing protein has protein sequence MSGASDVAGASGDLAPDGRKVTEVAVGVMVHPDGRYLLAQRPEGKPYEGYWEFPGGKLEPGESVEAALGRELHEELGIDVTACELWRTLEHDYPHAYVRLFFCKVMKWTGTPLGREGQAIAWQTLPVEVGPLLPAAIPVLEWLAAEAQQ, from the coding sequence ATGAGCGGCGCGTCGGACGTTGCGGGCGCTTCGGGTGATCTCGCACCCGATGGCCGCAAGGTGACCGAAGTTGCCGTCGGCGTGATGGTGCATCCGGATGGCCGTTATCTGCTCGCGCAGCGCCCCGAAGGCAAGCCGTACGAGGGCTACTGGGAGTTTCCGGGCGGCAAGCTCGAACCGGGCGAAAGCGTCGAAGCGGCGCTCGGGCGCGAACTGCACGAGGAACTCGGCATCGACGTGACCGCGTGCGAGCTTTGGCGCACGCTCGAGCACGACTATCCGCACGCGTACGTGCGGCTATTCTTCTGCAAGGTGATGAAGTGGACCGGCACGCCGCTCGGCCGGGAAGGGCAGGCTATCGCGTGGCAGACGCTGCCCGTGGAAGTCGGGCCGCTGTTGCCCGCCGCGATTCCCGTGCTGGAGTGGCTCGCGGCGGAAGCGCAGCAATAG